The genomic interval GACGTGGGCAGTCTCAACGGCACCTACGTCAACCGCGAGCGGATCGACGCGGTCGCTCTGAACAACGGCGACGAGGTGCAGATCGGCAAGTACCGGCTGGTGTTCTACGCGAGCCAGCAGGGCTACTGACCCTCCCAGGGAAGGTCCATGCTTCAAACACCGAGCGGCGGTGCCGGACACGGCACCGCCGCCACGGACAGTGGGCTGATGAGCATCGGCACAGTGCTGAACGTGCTGCGCGACGAGTTCCCCGAAGTCACGATCTCCAAGATCCGTTTCCTGGAGTCCGAGGGCCTCATCGAACCGCAGCGGACCCCCTCCGGGTACCGGAAGTTCAGCAACCGGGACGTCGAGCGCCTCGGCCACGTCCTGAGAATGCAGCGGGACCACTATCTGCCGCTCAAGGTGATCCGGGAGCACCTGGACGCCATGGAGCGCGGCGAGGCCGTCGCGCTGCCCACGGTGGGCCGCCAGCGGGACGGAGAAACGGTCCTGGAGGTCTCCGAGGGCCCCACCGTGGCACGGATCGGCCGGGCCGAGCTGCTCGCCGCCGCCGAGATCGACGAGCCGCAGCTGGCGGAGTGGGAGGCGTACGGCCTCATCACGCCGCTGCCGGACGGGGCCTACGACGCCGAGGCGGTGACGGTGGCTGCACTTGTCGTGGAGCTCGGGCGGTTCGGGATCGAGCCGCGGCATCTGCGGGCGATGAAGGCGGCCGCCGACCGTGAGGCCGGGCTCGTGGACCAGGTGGTGGCCCCGCTGAAGCGCCACCGCAACCCGCAGACCCGCGCACACGCCGAAGCCCGCGCCAAGGAGCTGGCTGGGCTGACCGTGAAGCTGCACGCGGCACTTGTGCAGACCGCGCTCGGCGTGCGCCTGCCCTGAGGGCGTCGGGGGCCGGATCGTCCCCCGTTTCCTGCCCGACTACCCAAACGTCCCGGGCACGGCCTAGGGTTGCTGTGTGAACGAGCTCGATGTCGTAGGTGTCCGGGTCGAAATGCCCTCCAACCAACCGATCGTGCTCCTGCGTGAAGTGGGAGGCGACCGCTACCTCCCCATCTGGATCGGGCCGGGAGAGGCGACGGCGATCGCCTTCGCGCAGCAGGGCATGGCCCCCGCACGACCGCTGACGCACGACCTGTTCAAGGACGTGCTGGAGGCGGTCGGCCAGGAGCTCACCGAGGTGCGCATCACGGATCTGCGTGAGGGCGTCTTCTACGCGGAGCTGGTCTTCG from Streptomyces sp. CC0208 carries:
- a CDS encoding bifunctional nuclease family protein, with the protein product MNELDVVGVRVEMPSNQPIVLLREVGGDRYLPIWIGPGEATAIAFAQQGMAPARPLTHDLFKDVLEAVGQELTEVRITDLREGVFYAELVFASGVEVSARPSDAIALALRTGTPIYGSDGVLDDAGIAIPDEQEDEVEKFREFLDQISPEDFGTSSQ
- a CDS encoding MerR family transcriptional regulator; translated protein: MLQTPSGGAGHGTAATDSGLMSIGTVLNVLRDEFPEVTISKIRFLESEGLIEPQRTPSGYRKFSNRDVERLGHVLRMQRDHYLPLKVIREHLDAMERGEAVALPTVGRQRDGETVLEVSEGPTVARIGRAELLAAAEIDEPQLAEWEAYGLITPLPDGAYDAEAVTVAALVVELGRFGIEPRHLRAMKAAADREAGLVDQVVAPLKRHRNPQTRAHAEARAKELAGLTVKLHAALVQTALGVRLP